The sequence below is a genomic window from Aureispira sp. CCB-E.
CTCCTAGACAAAAGAAGTATAAAAAAGTGCAAATTGATGAGTTATATTCCTTTGTGAATCAGAAAGGTAAAAAAGTGTGGGTTTTCTACGTTTACGCTCCTGAGACCAAAGAAATATTAGCTGTAACAATGGGCAAACGTACAAAAAAGCAACTTCGATATTTAATGACACAATTAAAGTGTCTAGATATAGAAATTGAATTTTACTGTACAGATGCTTTTAAGAGTTTTAAAGAGGTCTTACCTTATTATCAACATATTATTGGTAAATCTTTTACTAAAGATATTGAAGGTATTAATACTCTTATTCGCTCTAAAATTGCACGATTTCACCGAAGAACTACCAAGTTTTCTAAGAAACTTAAGTATCAATGGCATTTGTTTAAAATTTTTGTCTTTTATTTCAATGAACTTCCATCATACATTTAACAACACAACCCTTATTTGATAGACACACAAAGTATGTATATTTTTCGTTATGATAGCCATCCATTTATTAGATTTTTGACAATTCATTTAGCTAATTTGCCAAACAACAATTTTTTGTATCTTATCTTTAAGCATATTTACCCCTTATAAAACAATTATCTAATGTATCTTTCTTTTTTATTCCGCATTTTTTGCTTTTTATTCCCTTTTCAACTCCTTCTAGCACAAGAAAATCACAGGATTGACAGTTTAGAAAAATTAGCCGATACTGCCCTTTCTTCTGACCAAAAATCAGAGCTATATCATTCGATTGCAAAAGAATACTTAAATGTAGATTTTGAAAAAGCAGAAGCCTACGAAAACTTGGCCTTAAAGTTTTGCTCTGATGACAATCATAGCCAATTGGGAGATTGTTATGGTCTTTTTGCTGCCATTTATGCCCAAACTTCTAGATCCCCCCAAGCTTTAACCTACGTAGATAGCTCTATTTATTTCTATGAAATAGCCAAAGATACCGTTGGAATAGCAATAGCCTACAACACTAAAGGAGCCATTCTCATTCAATTACAACAATTTGAAAAAGGAGCTGAATATTTGTATAAGAATCTACAATTAAACGAACAAATGAGTGATACCGCTTCCCTAATGCCTGGGCTTCAAAATCTCTTGGAAATTTATCGAATGATTGGCGAACACAACAAAGCCTTGGAAACAGGGAGAAAAATTTTGTCCCTCGCTCACTCTACCCATGATATTTCAATGCAAGGATTTGCCTATCAATCTATAGGAGCTATTATGTTCAACTCGCATCAAATCGACTCTTCTTTAGCTTATTATCTTAAATCTATTCCTGCATTTAAAAACGCAAATAACTATGAACAAGTCGCTTTGTCCTATGGTCACATAGCACATCTTTATGCCTTCCAAAAAAAGAAATCATTGGCTTTGGAAGCGATTCAACAAGCAATAGAGTTCCAACCATTTATTAATTCTCAAAGTAACACCCTCGAATTGCAACTTTATATTGCTCACACCTATTATGCCATTGAAAATTACAACCAAAGCATCGCTATATCCCAAACAGTGTTAGACACAGCAACTATTTTAAACGACTTTTATTTTCAAGAACAAAGCCTAAATCGCCTGATTAAGAACATGGTGCAGCTCAATGATTTTGAAGCCGCCTACAACTATCAAAAAAAACGAGAAAGTGTTCTAGATTCATTTCTAACATTAGAAAAGCAAAATGAATTACTAAATTTAGAAACCAAGTATCAAACAGAAAAAATTGAGCAAGAAAATAAATTGCTTGCTCAAGAAAAAGCTATCGAAAAAATTAGAGCAGATCGCAACCGTCAACTACTTTATCTGTCTATTTTTGCGATTATACTAATAATAATTATTTCCATTCTCTTAGTTCGCCAATCCAAAATAAATGCAGCTCGTTTGACCAATCAACTCAAAAATCGCCTGTTGCGCAATCAAATGAGCCCTCATTTTATCTTTAACTCTTTGGTCGCTATTCAAAACTTTGTTTACAAAAGCAACCCCATTCAAGCAGGAGATTATTTAGCTTCTTTTGCTCAACTAATTCGTGCTATTTTAGAAAATTCTATGGAAGAATACATCCCGTTGGAAAAAGAAATTCAATGGCTTGATAATTATCTAAAGTTGCAACTATTACGTTTTGACAACAACTTTGATTATTCCATTGATTTAGATGAAAACATTGACTTGGATAATATGCTTATTCCTCCAATGCTCACACAACCTTTTATTGAAAATGCTTTGGAACACGGTCTGCAAGATGTAGATTACAAAGGTAAAATTGAGGTCAAAATTA
It includes:
- a CDS encoding IS1 family transposase is translated as MCSISIQIKCPHCHNSKVVKNGKKTTGRQNFLCKNCGKQFQAEYLYQGADPSMKAQLQSSLLHGSGIRDCYKIFGISPKTTLRFILEQGEKIKITPRQKKYKKVQIDELYSFVNQKGKKVWVFYVYAPETKEILAVTMGKRTKKQLRYLMTQLKCLDIEIEFYCTDAFKSFKEVLPYYQHIIGKSFTKDIEGINTLIRSKIARFHRRTTKFSKKLKYQWHLFKIFVFYFNELPSYI
- a CDS encoding histidine kinase: MYLSFLFRIFCFLFPFQLLLAQENHRIDSLEKLADTALSSDQKSELYHSIAKEYLNVDFEKAEAYENLALKFCSDDNHSQLGDCYGLFAAIYAQTSRSPQALTYVDSSIYFYEIAKDTVGIAIAYNTKGAILIQLQQFEKGAEYLYKNLQLNEQMSDTASLMPGLQNLLEIYRMIGEHNKALETGRKILSLAHSTHDISMQGFAYQSIGAIMFNSHQIDSSLAYYLKSIPAFKNANNYEQVALSYGHIAHLYAFQKKKSLALEAIQQAIEFQPFINSQSNTLELQLYIAHTYYAIENYNQSIAISQTVLDTATILNDFYFQEQSLNRLIKNMVQLNDFEAAYNYQKKRESVLDSFLTLEKQNELLNLETKYQTEKIEQENKLLAQEKAIEKIRADRNRQLLYLSIFAIILIIIISILLVRQSKINAARLTNQLKNRLLRNQMSPHFIFNSLVAIQNFVYKSNPIQAGDYLASFAQLIRAILENSMEEYIPLEKEIQWLDNYLKLQLLRFDNNFDYSIDLDENIDLDNMLIPPMLTQPFIENALEHGLQDVDYKGKIEVKINISNDILHIKVYDNGVGLEANNKPNDQKKHQSLALKITKERLQFLNKKRGKKIFFNMKSLPSKGTLVSFSLPLNYKY